A stretch of DNA from Lycium ferocissimum isolate CSIRO_LF1 chromosome 4, AGI_CSIRO_Lferr_CH_V1, whole genome shotgun sequence:
TATATCCCAAAGTTTAGGTTGTGATGTTATCTTAAAAAGATAAATTAGGCTGTGAAGATTTGtacaataaactatataaatgGTACCTTGTACTTGGTCTTATCTCATACCATCACCATTAGCTTCTAAATAAACACGTGTATTTACTAAGGAAATCACTATTATGTATTTCTTCCTTTGTCCTTTTCATAAAAAACAACAGTTGTCCccttatctatttttttttttttgatttttcactcGATGTTCGGTATCCATATTGAAGCCCTAATAAATTCAGATTCACTCCGCGTAAGACCCATTCAGGGAAGCGCTCCCTAACAAGGATTTTTTCATACCCAAGGCTCGAACCTGAAACCTCTGATTAAGAGAGGAGTAGCCCCTTCCGCTGCACCACATCTTTTGTTGGTTCTCCGTTTCATTTCACTACAAATTTGTCCAATCTTTTTAAAAGCCAGTCACTCTAATAAGTACAACACCTAGTCAACACATGTACAACACGTAAAAAGTTTTAACTGCAACATTGAATATCCAAATGAAGATACAAGGGGTTGCTCACATGGTAAGCACCCTTCACCTCTAACTggaaggttgtgggttcgaatcaTCAACGAAGCAAAAAAAGGGGAGCTCCTCGGCCTTgttggggcggggggggggggttggtaattaaaagaaaaagaatatccAATTGAAGACCTAATTTAATCTCTATCTCTTcatcctaattttttttccttctaaacgGAAACAATATTGCCATCATGGGGTTTTAAACCTGTTGATCTTGCCAATTTTTCTACTATCACTGGGAAAGTTATTctctcatttttaaggaatttaTTTTTCTACCAAATCAAACATTAAAAATATAGTTTCtgaaatgttttcctccataccgaacacatgaGGAGTGTGCAAAATCCGGTTTAACTGATGAACTGAATTGACAAAATGTTATTGATTTATTGGTATTGGATTATTGGGTTAACGACTTTCAAatgattttgtaaatatttttattggacTATCGGGTTGGTTTCCGATTTTGAGGTTTTAGTTAAAGGTTAAATCGATAACCTAATaagattatattaaaatttcctTTTATCTCTAATTATATTAGTGACTTTAGCTTTTAAATACAAACTCTATTTCCTAAATTCTTACTTTCATTCCAGGACCCTATTTCGGCAAGCGACACTTTAGTTCTgttacgacccaaccggagggccgcgacgggtacccgatgctaacccacccgggcacctcttaacatactttcacatcacatctaggtgagccacatagctaaatcatactctcattcatcattcatattaatcccattgggcaacaacacatttatatcaacattaacaactatgcccaaacatatgtacataagctGACGAGGcttgacaaaataatatcccaaaatataggccgacatgaccgaacatatctaaccatatacacatgtctacgagcctctaagaagaatacgtcatatcataacatataggcgggacaggaccccgccgtgcccatgaatatgtacacaaaagaatctataccaaaagctgtagctccgaatgaagtggagcttcgctatgtagtccctgagaaatgtagctatggatcaagaatcattacattctatccttagatgattactcgtcgtataaggaacttagtacaatcgtatcatatcgagaatcgtaagcttagtagcttttagagataggatcattgaagaatatcgtaggctcatagaaggatagatatttgaccaaagaaccatgccttatgaaagaagggttagccttacatacctttccgttcaactattctatcacttgcacgttcttcttcaatgctcacgtttctaccttcattagagtgcatactaacattagagaattgatagcgtagcattcatgactaaagctaggaaaaattggacaacatctcctttatttatacaacttccctcacatcatatatcaactcccaaacgtcaataataatattcacaatatcatcacaatagcctttattcaactacattatccttactcctcaattcatttcaattcatccacattcatggtcatatcacacgattacgttcattcatatacaaggtctattccatattctcaatatcatttataacatgattataatcataatgtatcaagaatcataactcattccaaacatttactcaaaagtgatactattcccacattcatgacccatttcctatttcctcatataatccaagtgtttcaactttcaaatatcttAAATAACaaggaaatatcataaaacttaccttagatagtgtaagaatgaaccttgggtgtaattacttcacttgagcaaaaccctagtttcaccttcacttggatttcttgttttagatgaactttaatgggtttcttacacttaattcacttggtttgatgataataacctttgatttcccttggattcttgttcatgaagtgtatggaatgttctagagactttagagagaagtggggaagtgttagaatgacataatgaagttgggatcacttttaaagacttggaataaTTCAACCCGTCGGGACTTCCGCGGACACTTTCACGGTCTGTGGAACATTGTATGGCtcgtgaaactggtcgtggttcaacaccagccagccacctttttcgggagttatacggacccttccacggtccgtataaggttaCACGGTCGCGGAAGTGGCCGTGAAACCCCTGGGATTTCCcggttgttcccgtcgtctcgtttgatctccaatccttatggaaccttcttaacacttgtttatcacttcattaacaatctaaggggcgttataactcttccccaaaacatcattaagtcatcatcaactcgttactcataattctcgtccgatacctatcgtatgccttgccttctcttggcaactttctcgtctaacatcgaatgtctttgaaatcttactcagggtcatcaaatgtcattatttacttattgaaacactATACACTTCGTtttcttcgttagtctattctctgtgcatcaacggaaaatttttcgaggtgtaacaagttcTCTCAAACTCGACCAGAAAGAAAACAAGTTTATTTTAGCAATAACATCTTTGAATTTGCTTTTGCTTATAATTTTGTGTACTTTTATGCATGAAGGCAATGTTTATGAACAAatgaaaacaagataaaaaaaataaaaataaaaagcattTCTTATCGGTTAAACGTCCAAAAACTGAACCGTTAAGGACCTAAACTGATTAAAACCGATAACGAATATTTTATAGGTTTGATTATCGATTAAGCGTGCCTATAAACCGTAAATCGATAAACCGACCGAGAAGCACCCCTAGAACACACCCTTTATTTGGTTTGACCTCCAAAATTTTGCTTCTTTAGTGAACATCAAATCTTATATTTCTTTGTATTTGCTAATTCTCATTCCAAACTTCCTTGCTCATaaataatttactttttataaattattcaaTTATGTGACTGAAAAACTCTAATAATTACAAAGACTTACCAACAACGGGGACGGAGCTACAGTGCTCCAAGAGTGATCAGGTGAACACCCTTAGTCAGAAAATAATACTGTGTATATAAACAGAATGCTATGGTATATAAGatataattatgttttgaacATCCTTATACAACTTTGCAGGTAGCTCAACGCCATAAGGATGTTCAGTAAATGCTAAACAGCAACTGCACCTGGGTTTCGATTCTCAGCTGTTGCCGTTTGCATTTTGTAGGTATTGATTCTCCGCATATAATACACATTGACTATATTGCCTTATGAGCTATATGGGTCTACTATTCCTATTAAAACAAAAGTACCAGTTTCCAATTGGATTCTAACTGGTATGTTTTTTattattccttttcttttattaaatctcttaaacaaaacttaaaagtaattatttaattaaaaggtACTTAATAAGTAAATGGTAGAATCTCTCTTCAACTCTTGTGGAAATCGAAAGCAAAAATGGCTCCACAATGAAAGTTAAAAAGAACCCTTTTTTGATTCTGCTCATACTTCATGCCTCGTTGCTAGTGTTACTATCGCAAGAGCCGGTGAAGCTTGAAGCTTAAAAATGATTTGAATCTAAACTCAATTCTCTTATATCTTTTTTTGCTCAGTCAATTCACTTCATGTTAAATTAAatgtgaataatttttttgttctttttaatgctcaataaaattaaatattgcatagtttgattttaaaatttccGGTGCACCCATTCATTAAAAAaactatttaataatattatgtaatacaattttaaaacttttgGTGCACCCACTCACaaaaaaatttacttatttaaaatttgaacaCCCTTTGTGAAATTTCTAGCTCCGCCACTGACTAATAAGATAATGATACATGTGCCAAtagattaaattaattatgcaatTGAAAAAAGGTAAcataagtgatatttttttaaaattaaatttaatacTTTTGTAGCATGAGGGCCTCATGCAACTAGTTAGTAcagatatagatagatataaATAGATATGCTAAGAGAGAGTTATTACCTTAACCCTTAAGAAGCTTTTTGTGGGAACAAATTTGTCTCacataagaaattaaaaatttatttccCTCAGCAtgaaaatttcaatatttttttttttaatcattaatacTGAAAAATGAGCGAGTCCAAATGGATATGGGTGGATTGAGATGGGTTAGACAAAAAGAGGGATAAAAACGgagccccctttttttttaacgcCAATAAAACATGGGTTGAGTGACAGATAATACAATTAAGTACCATATTACCCATATTTTTTGCTCAATAAAAGAATGGCAGTCAAAGTTACATATACACTTCCTTAACAAAATTTTCCTTTAGTTTCCAAAATAAGTTTAAACTAACGTTCAATTTGAAACAATAAATGAGTAATACTAGTCAATTAATTCCACTCGGAATCTTTAAATCTTAAAATTTTCGTTTCTGCCAGATCtgttattttcaattttttaaccaagaatttaaaaacaaaatacaaatacaaatgAGATCGACAAGATTGAAATTTAATTTGGAGATGAGATTTTCAATCAATTTAGAATCCACTAAAGTTGTGACTGATGACTCAAATGCTACCATTTAAAATTTCCATCGTCCTTGTAAGTTCCACAACATGAGAAGAATGTGGAGAAAAAAACAAAGATGAATCTAGAAGAACAGAGAAGTCCTTGCGGATCCATGAGAACGACTTGCCCTTGGTTCGAGGGGGATTGTATATTGTAATGAAGCATGGGTAcgtaatatggatatccatactTTCTACCCATTTCCTATAGTGAATTATatgaaattaatttatattgatctgattttaataaatttattattcAATTCATTTTAAAGTGACGAAtacttgaaatttaaaaaatttatggaTTTGGTCATAAATGCGAAGCCAAGAATCTTAATGTATAAATTCTGgatcgtaatttttttttactttctattAGGTCtgaataaattattaatttaacatttattgCCCCCCCCACgccccaccccaaaaaaaaaaaaaaaaaaaccaacccaACACCCAACAACCATGTTTTGCCAACTCTACTATGTGTAACAACAATGTACTCGCAAGATGCCAAAACCTTTGATAAAAAGGTCCGGAGAGTGACAGACTAGATGCAGATTTTTAACTTGAAAGAGTAGATTGCTTTCCGTGTGCGTCATTCTACTCGAAAGAAAAGATCGGGAAGTGACAACAAATAGAAGGTAAAAAGCATGATATCAAGAGAAATATGGCAACAAAACTAGCACGATAAAAAGCAAATGAGGCAACGGATAGTAACACACATCGAAGAAACGAAACTACACGATTACTATCTAATACTAATGGAGATTATTTAGCTACTTACTAACTCTCCAACCTAATTTTCGACCTTCACGCCTTTACATCTAGTACTATTGTTTTGCTGCCTTCATAGAAATTGAAATCATGTGTCTTGTACTACTATCAACTCTACTGTGTGTGCGTCATCACTATTCTAacgaacaaaagaaaaaattgagatGAATATTTGGCAAGATCCTCTTAGATGCCTCCCATGGATCTAATTTGTCAGGCTGCCACAATCAACATACGTGAGCGTTAACTTCCAAGTTCCACGCGGACAGCAGTTATGAAAATCTTTAATAGTAGTTGGCATCCACCTAGTGATTTTCAACTATATCTGCATAGCTTCATAAACATAAATTCCTTCTCCATACGTCGCACAGTATTATCATTAAACCAATAATCAAGAGCGAATCCACGGTTCGGTTAATGAGTTTACGTGAATCTAgtaattttcatccaaaatttatatattactAATAGATGTTTagaaattttctatttatccataaatatttgattatgaacctaattaatatatatacacacacactctaACTTGAAGTTGTTACAAGAACTCACAAACCTCAAATCCTATATCAATCTCTGCTTACAATTGGCAAGCGGAGCACCTACTCCGCCCCTAcctctcttttgttttttcgCTAATTTCTTCTTCACGTGTCAACTTCAAAATCCTTTTTGATCTCGTAATTTCTatgtactatttttttttttggtttgttttgcACGAGTCCATTTAGACATTATATATACAAGTGTTCACAAGAATATCATACAGTTTTAGGTTTCCTTGGTAAACTAAATTAAGAGCAAGCTGTTTAAATTTTCGCGCGGATGGATCAAGAAAGAGTAAAGCCTGATAGAGACGTAATCTCAAGTTTCAGTGTGAACTTTCAATCATTCACAAGTTGTATTCTTCATGCATAATGCATTTTATGTAGGAGCTCTTAATTAGTTAGTTCTCTCTGATTCTgcaaaattttattgatggttAAGCAGGTTGTTATTGCTGAAGAAGTTGGCCGCGTCAGAGTGCTCACCTTAAATCGGCCAAATCAGTTAAATGCCATCTCAGGCAAAGAGGTATACTATATATGTTACTGccattcatttcattttgtaTGTCATCATTTGACTAGGTATATAATTTACAAACGAAAGAAAGACTTTCGTCAATAATAGCGGAGCTAACGCTTCAGTTATGGGATCGGCGAAATTCAGTAAATTTGGTCCTAACTTTGCATTTGCATTAAAAACTTATTGCATGTACAAATAATTACTTTAGAACTCAATAACTTTAAAGgattataatgtcaaattcgtAAGCTTTATATCCGGGCTCGGGCTCTGTTCATCAAACATAACATGACATAACTATGACTCCAAGAGCACCTCATTAAGAgtaaagaattaaaattaaaagattttcaaatatgtaaaggttttttataaatatactaATAAGTGTCATATAAAATAGAACGTTGAAAGCAATAGAAAGTGACGAGGGATAGGTGGTTTGCTTATATAACTTGATATTTGTTTAACTAGTCTCCATCCAGCAAGTAAATACCTTTAAATCAACTTTCTTTTATTAGGCATTATTGCTGGGAAAGAACCTCGAgaaatttgagaaagatgacAACACACAGCTAGTTATCGTTAAGGCAAGTATTTCTTAAATTCTCATCATCCTCATTAACTGAAGCTCAACATGTACTGAAAGATATAGAGAAATTGTTTAGTGGTGCTACAATTGTTAGTTGTGAATGATAGGGTATTTGTCATGTAAATAGGGAGCAGGGCGAGCTTTTTCTGCTGGTGGGGACTTGAAAATGTTCTATGACGGTCGAAGAACAAGTAAACAATTGTAACAAGGAAGTGATTTAGTAATTCTTTTTAAGGCTATTGAATTATAATTACAAGTTTACTTATATTGAGATCTTGTATTTCTCAGGGGATTCCTGCCTTGAAGCTACTTATCGAATGTATTGGCTTTGCTACCAAATTCACACATATAAGAAGCCTCTGGTACTACTTTTCTGATGCTCCTCTATAATACATACACTTATTTTATTGAGTTAAACGCTTAGTATAATGTGAGGGTGTTAAATGGTTATTTGAATTGAGATGATCGATCGGAAAGtctttaataaaattattcCCTTGTTTGCTTTTGTTATAATTTGCTTACTCATCAAACAAAGCTAATAAagctttcctttctttgttATGCCTATATCTAACATACAAACAATTGTTTCTAGAAAAAATATTGTGACAAGTTTTGGTTAATTTAGGCTACATATTTAGGCAAAATCAGCACAACTTTTAGATGAGCTAACTTAGGGTTGTGCCCAAATTAACCTGCCCTGGAAATGTATGTGTCTTGGTCAACCCCGCATAGACTCAAGTGAGTTGACTGATCATACTTTATGGAATAGTTTTATCACCCCTATATTTATGTGCACCCAATTGTTTTGAAGATTATGCCAATGAGCGtagttaatttttttctattttacccttgatGATACCTGATAGGTTGCTCTTGTTCATGGAATGTCAATGGGTGGAGGTGCATCCTTGATGGTTCCAATGAGGTTCTCCGTTGTCACAGAAAATACTGTTAGTATAAATACTCCTACATCTCCGGCATACATGaagttttaattaatcttggcTGGGTTGCGTTTGGTacagtgaaaaatattttagataCTAATAgtttctaatttttttcatattttatcagtcaaatatattttcctttgtaccaaacacacccttgaTCTCAATTGGAAATAAGGAAGCATTTCAAATCTAACATTTGTATAATTGGTAGGTATTTTCAACTCCAGAAGCACTTATTGGGTTCCACCCAGATTGTGGCTTCTCGTACATGCTTTCTCGACTTCCTGATCGACTAGGTATGGCCTTCAGCCCTTCATAACTtattcttttttgtattttttactCCTGTGGTTTCTTTTTacatgacaatttttttttaatttaaactcatttatttatttatttatttcttatgtAATCAAACACCATCATATAAACAAAGTTTCGATAGCTTATTCTTGCCACTGGTGAACCTACAAATTAAGAACAAAGTGATATAATTACGTTGTTGCGTATAGGAGAATACTTGGGGTTAACAGgagcaaggctaaagggtaaAGAGGTCGTTGCTGCAGGACTTGCCACACATTTTATCCCTTCTCAGGTCACTCCACTCAATAAATCTTGGCTTAATATATTCACAAATGATAAAACTAATTAGTATGATTTTACATTAATCGAGCTCGAATGGATATATTTTCCCTCTAATAATTTggctcttttttgttttgtttacaGAAATTGGTTGAGCTAGAGAAGCGCTTATTAAGCTTAAACACCAGTGATGAGAAAGTCATTGAATCTGTCATCAAGGAATTTTCTACAGATATTGAAATAGATGAACATAGTGTCTTGAATAAGTAATACTATTATACTTTATGTGTTAAATAATGCAACCAGCTGTATACAGTCTGAAATTATTCTttttgatgatatatatatatatatatatatatatatatatatatatatatatatatatatatatatatatatatatatatatatgtcaaattAAAATCTGATGCATATCATCCATTCCAATGCAGGCTGTCGATAATCAATGAATGTTTTTCCA
This window harbors:
- the LOC132051838 gene encoding 3-hydroxyisobutyryl-CoA hydrolase-like protein 5 isoform X1, with protein sequence MDQERVKPDRDVVIAEEVGRVRVLTLNRPNQLNAISGKEALLLGKNLEKFEKDDNTQLVIVKATGRAFSAGGDLKMFYDGRRTRDSCLEATYRMYWLCYQIHTYKKPLVALVHGMSMGGGASLMVPMRFSVVTENTVFSTPEALIGFHPDCGFSYMLSRLPDRLGEYLGLTGARLKGKEVVAAGLATHFIPSQKLVELEKRLLSLNTSDEKVIESVIKEFSTDIEIDEHSVLNKLSIINECFSKDSAEQILMSFEAEAHREGNGWIQPVLKHLRRSSPTGLKVTLRSIREGRKQTLLECLKREFRITINTLRTIISSDFYEGIRAIAIDKDNSPKWCPSTLDKVKDEQLNLIFKNFEQHLELQILENEEHRWEGKYDNSAYYHLNQAEKNKKALPSTAPRIGLIQSAL
- the LOC132051838 gene encoding 3-hydroxyisobutyryl-CoA hydrolase-like protein 5 isoform X2: MDQERVKPDRDVVIAEEVGRVRVLTLNRPNQLNAISGKEGAGRAFSAGGDLKMFYDGRRTRDSCLEATYRMYWLCYQIHTYKKPLVALVHGMSMGGGASLMVPMRFSVVTENTVFSTPEALIGFHPDCGFSYMLSRLPDRLGEYLGLTGARLKGKEVVAAGLATHFIPSQKLVELEKRLLSLNTSDEKVIESVIKEFSTDIEIDEHSVLNKLSIINECFSKDSAEQILMSFEAEAHREGNGWIQPVLKHLRRSSPTGLKVTLRSIREGRKQTLLECLKREFRITINTLRTIISSDFYEGIRAIAIDKDNSPKWCPSTLDKVKDEQLNLIFKNFEQHLELQILENEEHRWEGKYDNSAYYHLNQAEKNKKALPSTAPRIGLIQSAL
- the LOC132051838 gene encoding 3-hydroxyisobutyryl-CoA hydrolase-like protein 5 isoform X3 yields the protein MFYDGRRTRDSCLEATYRMYWLCYQIHTYKKPLVALVHGMSMGGGASLMVPMRFSVVTENTVFSTPEALIGFHPDCGFSYMLSRLPDRLGEYLGLTGARLKGKEVVAAGLATHFIPSQKLVELEKRLLSLNTSDEKVIESVIKEFSTDIEIDEHSVLNKLSIINECFSKDSAEQILMSFEAEAHREGNGWIQPVLKHLRRSSPTGLKVTLRSIREGRKQTLLECLKREFRITINTLRTIISSDFYEGIRAIAIDKDNSPKWCPSTLDKVKDEQLNLIFKNFEQHLELQILENEEHRWEGKYDNSAYYHLNQAEKNKKALPSTAPRIGLIQSAL